From the Streptococcus halotolerans genome, the window CAAAAACCTTCCAATCTCCCACACGATGAGCATCTTCTTCATTTTGCCAATGAAAAGCGAAAGCACGATTGAACTTATCTAAAGTCGTATTGGCCATATAACGAATTTCATGAGGCGTCATCGCAATGAGGATTTGCAGAGTAGAAAAGATATCACTATACTGCTTTTCAGCAATATACTGCTCCATTTGATTTAAGGCTTCCGTTACACTATGTAATGCTTTTTTCAGTTCAATTTGAATAATAGGAAGGCCGTTTATGAGCAGAGTAACATCAAAACGGCGATTTAGTTTTCCATCAACGACCTTTGGTCGTTCAATCTGATTGACGACTTGATAAACAGTATTGCCACCACCGACTTGAGCTTGATCAAAAACTGTTAGAAAGACATGCTTCCCGTTATCTAGATCAATTTCAATTTCTGAAACACCATTAACTCCATATAGGAATTGTCCCGCTTTATATGGCGTATCAATATCTGATATTACTTTTTTTACTTGATTGAATTCTGTAACGGTTAGCGGTTCATCCAAACGAGCCTTATTATTTTGCTCAAGAATTCGTTTGAAATTGTCCCATAAATCATCTGTTGTCTTAATCGTTTTCTTATACTCCCACTGTTTTACTCCTCCAATTTTTGTCAAATAATCAATGACTTCCATCTCAAACGCTAATTCAGACTGACTTTTCATATGGCTATCTCTCCTTTATACTTTCTTCTATCACTTGAGAAACAATAGTCTCGGTTAATACTGCATATCGCTTCAAGTAAGTTTTTAATCTTAGAGTCTCACTGTAAGCTTCTCCTATTTTAATTTGTTCTTCCAAATCAACTACTGGAATCATTAATTGATTTAACAGTTTAACGGAAAGACGTAAAATGGAAGCTCCTTGAAGATCTCTTTCTTTTTGACGTTGCACCTCGCTGTATGAGTTAAAAAGATAAAGAAAATAAAGTTTATCTAACTTATCTCCTTTAAATTCTACTTTTATAAAATTAAGTGTAGGCACTTTTCCTTCATTTGATGCACTAACAATAGCTGCCTTCTGCAGAGAATTACTAATGATAACATCTCCTTGTCGAAGAGACAACTTATCTGAAACATCATCTACAGTCTTTTTGCTAACCAAATCCGCTTCAAAGCTATAATCTTTCTCAAATGCTTCTTGATCATAGTAATGAAAGATGTTACTACCATATTGCCTCTTAGCTCTTGTTGGATTGACCCCCGCCACAAACGATACAAAATCACTCATTTGCCTTTTTTCCATATTTTTCTCCACGTTTTTCTGTAATATGATTATATTCTACTAGTTTAAAGGTGTTTTGTCAATATTTTTTTGTAATATATATATATTACTAGATAAACTTGAGAATTTTTAGAAAGTACAGTCTAACTTCTCATGGTAAACGCTTTATCTTCTATACTATCTTCAACATAATATTGCAAAAACAGATGTCTAAAATGTCATTATTATGGATTTGGATGAAGTGAAAAACACGTTCTAAAATAGTGTCTCTAAATGAAAATCAAACGTAGACAAGGCGACACCGACACAGATAGAACTGAAGTTCATCCAATCAAATCAACAGCGTCTTCATTTAATTACCGAAGAGTATAAGCTCATCACAGTAAGATAGCTACTATTATTTATTGTTTTTAACATCAAAAAAAAGAGAACCAATTAGATTCTCTTACCATTACGATTGTCAAACATCTTTTACAGTTAAGTCTTACATTTTCAAGTTCTCCACCATATTGAGGACTTGTTTACGTTATAAAAAGAGTCAAGAAGAGCTCTAACAAAGAAAGGAACAGACTTCGTTCTTTGATTGCTGAACCCAGGCTAAAGTAATCTACTAGATTCTTTTAGCCCACTTTCAGTTGATGATGCCTTCTTCGGAGCTTAAAAAGCGAATGTCATAACAAGCAAATACTGCGTCAACTTGATTACACTAAAATAAGTGGCTCTATAATTTCTGTAGTGGGTAAATTCTTCTCGGAGATTATGGAGTCTTTTTGAATATAGCAAAAAAGTCCCATATGACTTATAATGAAGAGCAACCAAACCACTCATTAGAAAGACTCATATGGAACAATTAGATTATATCAAAGAGTCGCTTGACATTAAAGACCCTAACATCACTTTTGAAAAGACATTTGACAAGTTCTTCACTCACAGAGAGTATCATGCCAAGTTAGATTATGATGCCCCGCAATGCCCTGATTGTCAAGGAAAAATGACAAAGTACGATTTCCAAAAGCCTTGCAAAATTCCCTATCTGGAAATGGCGGGTTGTAAAGTACTGATTCGTCTCAAAAAGCGTCGCTTCAAATGTCAAGCGTGTGGGAAAATGGCTGTCGCTAAGACCTCTCTAGTCAGAGAAAATCATCAGATTCCCAACATCATTAACCACAAAATCACCGACAAACTCATGAGCCGTGAAGCAATGACAAAAATCGCTGAAGACCTGTCTATCTCTGTGTCAACTGTCTATCGGCAACTCAACCGCTTTGAGTGCAAGACCGATTTAACCTGGTTACCTGAGAACATGTCCTGGGATGAGTATGCTTTCAAGAAGGGAAAGATGAGCTTTATTGCCCAAGATTTCGATGCTAACAAGATTATCGCTATCCTTGATGGGCGGACGCAAGCTGTCATCAGAAATCATTTCATGCGGTATTCTCACAAGGTGCGCAGTCGTGTCAAAGTCATCACCATGGATATGTTTAGTCCCTATTATGACATCGCTAAGCAACTGTTTCCTAAGGCGAAGATTGTTCTCGATAGGTTCCACATTGTTCAACAGTTATCTCGTGCTATGAACCGTCTCCGTATCCAAATCATGAACCAATTTGAGCGTCAATCTCACGACTATAAGGCCTTGAAACGTTACTGGAAACTCATCCAACAAGATAGTCGTAACCTAAACGATAAACGGTTTTATCGTCCAACTTTTCGCATGCACTTGACCAATCAAGAGATTGTGCAACGTCTTTTGAACTACTCTGATGAGCTACGTCACCACTATGAACTCTTCCAATGCCTTCTCTTTCATTTCCAAGAAAAGCAGGAGAAACACTTCTTTGAACTCATTTCTGATACCATCAAACAGGTCCATCCCATCTTCAAGACCGTCTTGTCAACCTTTCTAAAAGACAAAGAGAAGATTATTAATGCTCTGAAACTACCTTATTCCAATGCCAAACTAGAGGCCACCAACAACCTTATTAAAGTCATTAAGCGAAATGCTTTTGGCTTTAGGAACTTCGAAAACTTCAAAAAACGGATTTATCTTGCTTTGAACACAACAAAAGAGAAGACCAAACTGGTCCTCTCTCGGTGTTAGCTATAAGTCAACCCACTACAGTTGACAAAGAGCCAAATAAGTTAAAGAGGATGGCTCGAACTCAACCTCTTTAATTTACAATTTCTCAAGAAATGACATCAATACTTCAGCTGATTTCTTTCCTGCTTCAATGATAAAGTCATCAAAGGTGATATTGGCGTCGTGTGCCGCTGTATCGCTCATAGAACGAACGACAATAAAGGGTTTCCCACAGGCTGCGGCGGCTTGAGCAATAGCAGCCCCTTCCATCTCAACAGCTAACACTTCAGGAAAGTGACCTTTAATAACAGCCACCTTATCATTACCAGCGATAAAGCTATCACCAGTGGCAATCAAGCCAACCTGAGCATTGACGTCAGCTTGCTTTAGTACCTCTTTAAAAACCGATACAAATTGACCATCAGACTCATAATAAAGGGGCTGCATGGACATTTGTCCATAATCATAGCCAAAAGCTGTCAAATCGACATCATGATAACTCAACCTATCAGCTACAACCACATCGCCAATAGCCAGGCCATGTGCCACTGCCCCAGCTGACCCTGTATTAATGACAGCATCTACCTGAAAGTGATCCACCAAGATAGCTACTGACATAGCTGACATAACTTTTCCGACACCTGATTGAACCAAGACTAGGCCATGATTTCCAAGACGTCCAGTGTAATAGGTATTTCCTAGAACGTCTTTTTCAGATTTATCCACAAGTTTTTCCACCAAAAGGCGCAATTCCTGCTCCATAGCGGCAATAATTCCAATTTTCATAAATACTTTCTATAAATAAAAGATAGCTGCCAACAAGAGGGCAAAGAGCAGAATGACAATCAAAAGAATGCGATTGATTTTAGCTTGAAAAGCATTTCTTTTGGCATTCTCAATCCGACGACTCTTGATAACCGGCTTATCCTTCTTAGAGGAAAAGAACCCCTTTTTTGTGGGAGGTTCAATGGTCTTCTCTGTTGAAATGACCCTTGTCTCCTGACCATCAAAGTCATCATCATAGAGATCATCAAAATCTTCACCGCGGTTGGCACGGTCAATGATTTCATCTGTTAATAACGGTTTTCCCATAACTGATTATTTCCTCACATGAAGTCCATAATATTGTAAAGCAATAATGGTTTTAGCGTCTTGGATTTGCCCAGAAGCTACCATTGCCATACACTCGTCGTAACTGAGTTCCAAAATCTCAAGAACTTCATCATCATCTTGAGGAAGTGGATTTGGTACCTTTGTTAAATGATTTGCCAAATACAGTTTGATTTTTTCGTTGCAAAAGCCTATCGCTGTGTAAAATTCGTACAAGAAAGTTAAGTCACCGGCATAGCCAGTTTCTTCTTCCAACTCACGCGCGGCAGCCTCTTTTTCAGAACCTGTTTCTCCAATTTCCAATTTTCCAGCTGGAATCTCATAAGAAATACTTTCAATCGCCTTGCGATATTGCTTGACCAAGATAATCTTGTCTTCTGGAGTGACTGCAAGCGTCGCTACGGCTCCCTTGTGAAATACCAATTCACGTTTAGACTGTCCTAAACCATTAGGCAATGCGACATCATCAACTGCTACGGTAAAGATATGTCCTTCAAAAACCATTTCACGCTTTAGCGTTTTTTCTTCAAAATCCATAATAAATCCTCAAAACCACTTTCTATAATCACATAAATTAACTTTCAGAATAAGAAACCGAGATGTGGCCAGCACTCGAGTACGACAAGTCGAAAGCGAGGCTCTATCAAAGTTAATTCAAAAGACTATAACTTATTTTTTGCTTGGATGATGTGGTAATTTAAGAGCGTAAAACTCTTTGTTTTCTTGACGACTACGTCCAATAGCAACACTATCTTTAGGAACATCCTTGGTAATGGTTGAACCAGCAGCAGTCAACGCATTATCTCCCACTTCAAGTGGCGCAATTAAGGTTGATTGGCTACCAACAAAGGCGCTATCACCAATAACTGTCTTGTATTTGTTGCGACCATCGTAATTGACCGTAATTGTACCTGCACCAATATTAACATTTTTGCCAATCTCAGCGTTACCAAGATAAGTCAAATGACCAGATTTAGTATTTTCACCAAGCTTCGATCCTTTAACCTCCACAAAATTTCCGATGTGCACATTATTGGCCAACTCAGAACCTGGACGGATATGCGCATAAGGACCAACTGTCACACCGTCAGCTAGGACACTTTCTTCAATCATCGCATGCGTTATCACAGCATTTGCTCCAATCTCTGAATCGACAACATAAGTACCATTAGTTAGGACAGTTCCGCGACCAATTTTAGTGTGACCTTTAAGCGTAACATTAGCTTCTACAACAACTTCTTCAGCGATTTCAACATCAATATCAATATAAGTGGTATCAGGATTTTGGAAAGACACCCCATTAACCATGTGCATATGGTTGATACGACGGCGCATCACGCCTTCAGCTGTCGCAAGAGCAACACGATCATTCACGCCCAAACTTTCATCAAAATCACGAAGTTTGTAGGCACCTACTTTCTCACCAGATTCTTTGAAAATACCGATAACATCTGTTAGATAGTATTCTCCTTGAGCGTTGTCAGTATTAATATTTTTAAGGGCTTCAAAAAGACGTTTATTATCAAAGAGATAGGTCCCTGTGTTGATTTCTTTGATAGCTTGCTCATAATCATTGGCATCTTTTTGTTCAACAATTTTGGTCACTTCTTGATCTTCGTTGCGAACAATGCGACCATAACCAAATGGATTGTCAGCTTCTGCCGTTAAAATAGTTGCCACATTTTTGTGACTGATATGGTACTCAATCAAACTTTGAAGACTGTCACCTGTAATCAAGGGAGTATCACCGGCGATAACCAAGGTTTGTCCTTCAAGATTTGCCAGTTCTTCTTCAGCCATCATTACAGCATGACCCGTTCCCAATTGTTCAGTCTGCATAGCAAATTGCGATTGTTCTCCAAGAACCTCTTTGACTAGTTCTGCTTTGTGCCCAATAACCGTCACATTTTTTTCAGGATTAATGGCCGAAACAGCACGAAAAACGTGTTCTAGCATGGTAATACCTGCTACCTTGTGCATGACCTTTGGAAGGTCAGACTTCATACGAGTTCCTTTACCCGCAGCCAGAATGATCGCATAATTTGTCATTTTATTTTTTCTCATCAGACCTATAGTCTGACAGCCTTTCCTACATCTTTAAACGATAATTATTATAGCATAATTAAAGGATATACAAAAGCCAAGCTACTAGTCTTGGCTAAATAGGCTATTAATGAATACTATGACGTCATGCTTTCTGCTGCAGCTTCTAGAACTGTCATCACGGATAGGCTGTGAGCTAAGGCTTTTTTCGCCTGATCCCTATTTCTATTAGCTAGCATCTTTTCAAAGGCAACAAATTCTGCATGCATACGATGGTGATTGCTATTATGATTCATCACTTCGGGCTCTTGACCATTCAGGGCAAGACTAATTTCTGGCATAGTATTTGTGGCACCAAGCACCGCCATAGAACCCTGGTTTCCTTGGATAGTCGACTTAATGTCGGCACTACAATCTTTAGCACCAATACAAACTGCCTTGAATTTCCCATAATCAAGCACCAAAATGCCTGAGGTATCCACACCTCTCTCCATGTTTGGCAAATACTCAACCCG encodes:
- a CDS encoding ISL3 family transposase, with the translated sequence MEQLDYIKESLDIKDPNITFEKTFDKFFTHREYHAKLDYDAPQCPDCQGKMTKYDFQKPCKIPYLEMAGCKVLIRLKKRRFKCQACGKMAVAKTSLVRENHQIPNIINHKITDKLMSREAMTKIAEDLSISVSTVYRQLNRFECKTDLTWLPENMSWDEYAFKKGKMSFIAQDFDANKIIAILDGRTQAVIRNHFMRYSHKVRSRVKVITMDMFSPYYDIAKQLFPKAKIVLDRFHIVQQLSRAMNRLRIQIMNQFERQSHDYKALKRYWKLIQQDSRNLNDKRFYRPTFRMHLTNQEIVQRLLNYSDELRHHYELFQCLLFHFQEKQEKHFFELISDTIKQVHPIFKTVLSTFLKDKEKIINALKLPYSNAKLEATNNLIKVIKRNAFGFRNFENFKKRIYLALNTTKEKTKLVLSRC
- a CDS encoding 5'-methylthioadenosine/adenosylhomocysteine nucleosidase: MKIGIIAAMEQELRLLVEKLVDKSEKDVLGNTYYTGRLGNHGLVLVQSGVGKVMSAMSVAILVDHFQVDAVINTGSAGAVAHGLAIGDVVVADRLSYHDVDLTAFGYDYGQMSMQPLYYESDGQFVSVFKEVLKQADVNAQVGLIATGDSFIAGNDKVAVIKGHFPEVLAVEMEGAAIAQAAAACGKPFIVVRSMSDTAAHDANITFDDFIIEAGKKSAEVLMSFLEKL
- the macP gene encoding cell wall synthase accessory phosphoprotein MacP, whose protein sequence is MGKPLLTDEIIDRANRGEDFDDLYDDDFDGQETRVISTEKTIEPPTKKGFFSSKKDKPVIKSRRIENAKRNAFQAKINRILLIVILLFALLLAAIFYL
- a CDS encoding restriction endonuclease subunit S; translation: MEKNMEKRQMSDFVSFVAGVNPTRAKRQYGSNIFHYYDQEAFEKDYSFEADLVSKKTVDDVSDKLSLRQGDVIISNSLQKAAIVSASNEGKVPTLNFIKVEFKGDKLDKLYFLYLFNSYSEVQRQKERDLQGASILRLSVKLLNQLMIPVVDLEEQIKIGEAYSETLRLKTYLKRYAVLTETIVSQVIEESIKER
- a CDS encoding NUDIX domain-containing protein — its product is MDFEEKTLKREMVFEGHIFTVAVDDVALPNGLGQSKRELVFHKGAVATLAVTPEDKIILVKQYRKAIESISYEIPAGKLEIGETGSEKEAAARELEEETGYAGDLTFLYEFYTAIGFCNEKIKLYLANHLTKVPNPLPQDDDEVLEILELSYDECMAMVASGQIQDAKTIIALQYYGLHVRK
- the glmU gene encoding bifunctional UDP-N-acetylglucosamine diphosphorylase/glucosamine-1-phosphate N-acetyltransferase GlmU yields the protein MTNYAIILAAGKGTRMKSDLPKVMHKVAGITMLEHVFRAVSAINPEKNVTVIGHKAELVKEVLGEQSQFAMQTEQLGTGHAVMMAEEELANLEGQTLVIAGDTPLITGDSLQSLIEYHISHKNVATILTAEADNPFGYGRIVRNEDQEVTKIVEQKDANDYEQAIKEINTGTYLFDNKRLFEALKNINTDNAQGEYYLTDVIGIFKESGEKVGAYKLRDFDESLGVNDRVALATAEGVMRRRINHMHMVNGVSFQNPDTTYIDIDVEIAEEVVVEANVTLKGHTKIGRGTVLTNGTYVVDSEIGANAVITHAMIEESVLADGVTVGPYAHIRPGSELANNVHIGNFVEVKGSKLGENTKSGHLTYLGNAEIGKNVNIGAGTITVNYDGRNKYKTVIGDSAFVGSQSTLIAPLEVGDNALTAAGSTITKDVPKDSVAIGRSRQENKEFYALKLPHHPSKK